One part of the Bacteroidota bacterium genome encodes these proteins:
- a CDS encoding dihydroorotase produces the protein MQLLIKSAKVVDPNSPHHNKTISIFIENGIIKEVSGYKLQVSSSNTQIIEADGLHISPGFFDMQVNFRDPGHEYKEDLLSGCASASAGGFTGVAVMPGTHPPIDNKSQIEYVKRKIAGNIIDVFPVGAITQNTDGKELSEMFDMHSAGAVAFSDDKKPVSDSGLLLRALLYAKNFNGLLLTHCDEKTISLNGQMNEGKISTSLGLKGIPALAEEVMVARNLFLCEYTSGRIHFSSISTAGSVQLIREAKKKKLKVTASVNAYNLALDDLLLKDFDTNYKVNPPLRTKEDIASLKKGLTDGTIDAITSDHSPEDVENKNVEFDYAAFGMIGVQTAFAIANTYSNLKLNELVKKFSVRPREIFGLPVSKIKAGEKANLTLFLPNKEWKLEEKNIRSKSKNTPFIGKKLKGKIVGVVNNGSVSINA, from the coding sequence ATGCAGTTGCTCATAAAGTCCGCGAAAGTAGTTGACCCCAACTCTCCTCATCACAACAAGACAATCAGCATTTTTATTGAGAACGGAATCATCAAAGAGGTTTCAGGTTACAAGTTACAGGTTTCAAGTTCCAATACACAAATTATAGAAGCAGATGGCTTGCATATCTCTCCGGGATTTTTTGATATGCAGGTGAACTTCCGCGACCCGGGACATGAATACAAGGAAGATTTACTGAGCGGCTGTGCTTCGGCAAGTGCTGGCGGATTTACGGGAGTTGCAGTGATGCCCGGCACTCATCCGCCCATAGATAATAAATCGCAAATAGAATATGTGAAAAGAAAAATAGCAGGAAATATTATAGATGTTTTTCCTGTTGGAGCAATCACGCAAAACACCGATGGAAAAGAACTATCCGAAATGTTTGATATGCATAGCGCGGGTGCGGTTGCTTTTTCAGATGATAAAAAACCTGTAAGTGATTCCGGACTTTTGCTGCGCGCGCTTCTCTACGCAAAAAATTTCAACGGACTTTTACTCACGCACTGCGATGAAAAAACTATTTCTCTCAACGGACAAATGAACGAAGGAAAAATTTCTACTTCGCTCGGGCTGAAAGGAATTCCCGCGCTTGCCGAAGAAGTGATGGTGGCGCGAAATCTTTTTCTCTGCGAATATACGAGCGGAAGAATTCATTTCTCTTCCATTTCCACAGCAGGTTCGGTACAATTGATTCGTGAAGCGAAAAAGAAAAAATTAAAAGTAACCGCATCGGTGAATGCATATAACCTCGCGCTCGATGATTTATTACTGAAAGATTTTGACACAAACTATAAAGTGAATCCTCCGCTCAGAACGAAAGAAGATATTGCCTCGCTGAAAAAAGGTTTGACTGACGGGACCATTGATGCAATCACTTCCGACCACTCGCCCGAAGATGTGGAAAATAAAAATGTGGAGTTTGATTATGCTGCTTTCGGAATGATTGGAGTGCAAACCGCTTTTGCAATTGCAAATACATACAGCAATCTCAAGTTAAATGAACTCGTGAAAAAATTTTCTGTCCGCCCGAGAGAAATTTTCGGATTGCCTGTTTCGAAAATAAAAGCGGGAGAAAAAGCAAATCTCACTTTATTCCTTCCGAACAAAGAATGGAAGTTGGAAGAAAAAAATATTCGTTCAAAATCCAAAAACACTCCGTTCATAGGGAAAAAACTGAAAGGAAAAATTGTTGGGGTGGTGAATAATGGAAGCGTGTCTATCAATGCATAA
- a CDS encoding BatA domain-containing protein codes for MSFVYPYFLFALSAISIPIIIHLLNFRRFKKVYFPDIRFLKEVKQQTQNRNRIKHLLILLSRILAISFLVFAFAQPFIPSDKKNAIVGTQAVSIYVDNSFSMENVSKNGMLLDEAKKMAREIALAHSQTDLFQLLTNDFEGKHQRLVSREEFLILLDEVKISPAVRTISEISARQNDVLSKSETKNKKLFIVSDFQKSISDFEKVKADTGIKAILLPVPANQQSNLYIDSCWFESPVHQLNQPEKLFIRVKNLSENNLENIPVKLFLNNQQKTPSSFSIAPNESKDIPLSFVIKEPGIQQGRIEITDYPVTYDDKFYFSFDVAKNIFVMNIGKESSKPIETLFGKDSLFILTVQDENKIDYSSLPSQQVIILSELKSISSGLAQELTRFAQNGGSLIVFPSAETDTSSYKAFLSSLGTNFYLKKDTAGTKVDWANFESEIFADVFEKKGENLDLPVVHNHYIQSHSSKTNEEVLMKMKNGNPFFSKYNFKKGKIYLSAVPLNSEWSNLSKHAIFVPLMYKIAMNSQPSSDLFYTIGKDNSIDVKTKLTGENVFKIKGDGSAPLTTGFEVIPESRMVDLQPTIFVHDQIKNAGNYELYARAEKISGISFNYDRKESDLSRYMPEELISLYEKSNLKNFSLIDAGNKDITKVLADIGQGKKLWKWCILFVLLFLAMETALLRLWK; via the coding sequence ATGAGTTTTGTTTATCCATATTTTCTTTTTGCGTTGTCCGCAATTTCTATTCCGATAATTATTCATCTTTTAAATTTCCGCAGATTCAAAAAAGTTTATTTCCCTGACATACGTTTTCTCAAAGAAGTAAAACAGCAAACTCAGAACAGAAATCGAATCAAACATCTTTTGATTTTACTCTCGCGGATTCTTGCAATTTCATTTTTAGTTTTTGCTTTTGCGCAGCCATTTATTCCTTCCGATAAAAAAAATGCAATCGTTGGAACGCAGGCAGTGAGCATTTATGTAGATAATTCTTTCAGCATGGAAAACGTGAGCAAGAACGGAATGCTGCTCGATGAAGCGAAAAAAATGGCGCGTGAAATTGCGCTCGCTCATTCTCAAACAGATTTATTTCAATTGCTCACCAATGATTTCGAAGGAAAACACCAACGCTTAGTAAGTCGCGAAGAATTTCTCATCCTACTCGATGAAGTGAAAATTTCTCCTGCGGTGAGAACGATTTCTGAAATAAGTGCAAGGCAAAACGATGTGCTCAGTAAATCAGAAACGAAAAACAAAAAGTTATTTATTGTTTCTGACTTCCAGAAATCAATTTCAGATTTTGAGAAAGTGAAAGCAGATACGGGCATCAAAGCCATTCTTCTGCCCGTTCCCGCCAACCAGCAAAGTAATTTATATATTGATTCGTGCTGGTTTGAATCGCCCGTTCATCAATTGAATCAACCGGAAAAATTATTTATTCGGGTAAAAAATCTTTCAGAAAATAATCTGGAAAATATTCCCGTAAAACTTTTTTTGAATAACCAGCAGAAAACTCCTTCCTCTTTTTCTATTGCGCCCAATGAAAGCAAAGACATTCCACTTTCTTTTGTCATCAAAGAGCCGGGCATACAGCAGGGAAGAATTGAAATCACCGATTATCCGGTTACGTATGATGACAAGTTTTATTTCTCGTTTGATGTGGCAAAAAATATTTTCGTAATGAATATTGGAAAGGAATCTTCTAAACCAATTGAAACTTTATTCGGAAAGGATTCATTATTTATTTTAACTGTTCAGGATGAAAATAAAATTGATTACTCTTCACTGCCTTCACAACAAGTAATTATTCTCAGCGAACTCAAATCAATTTCTTCCGGGCTTGCGCAGGAGTTAACGCGCTTCGCGCAGAATGGGGGAAGTTTAATTGTGTTTCCTTCCGCGGAAACCGATACAAGTTCTTACAAAGCATTTCTATCTTCTCTCGGGACAAATTTTTATTTGAAAAAAGATACAGCAGGCACAAAAGTTGACTGGGCAAATTTCGAAAGCGAAATTTTTGCAGATGTGTTCGAAAAGAAAGGAGAGAATTTGGATTTGCCTGTCGTGCATAATCATTATATCCAATCACACTCAAGCAAAACCAATGAAGAAGTGCTGATGAAAATGAAAAATGGAAATCCTTTTTTTTCCAAATATAATTTCAAGAAAGGAAAAATTTATCTGAGCGCAGTCCCGCTTAATTCTGAATGGAGCAATCTTTCCAAGCATGCCATATTTGTTCCGCTGATGTATAAGATTGCGATGAACAGCCAGCCATCATCAGATTTATTTTACACAATCGGAAAAGATAATTCGATTGATGTTAAAACGAAATTAACAGGGGAAAATGTTTTCAAGATTAAAGGAGATGGTTCGGCTCCGCTCACCACAGGTTTTGAAGTAATTCCTGAAAGCAGAATGGTTGATTTGCAGCCCACAATTTTTGTACACGACCAAATAAAAAACGCAGGCAATTATGAACTCTATGCCAGAGCAGAAAAAATTTCCGGTATCTCTTTCAACTATGACAGAAAAGAATCTGACCTGAGCCGGTATATGCCCGAAGAACTTATTTCTCTCTATGAAAAATCAAACCTGAAAAACTTTTCACTCATTGATGCGGGCAATAAAGACATCACCAAAGTTCTTGCAGATATTGGTCAAGGAAAAAAATTATGGAAGTGGTGCATTCTTTTTGTTTTGCTGTTTCTTGCTATGGAAACCGCTCTTCTCCGATTATGGAAATAA
- a CDS encoding M1 family metallopeptidase produces MKKLLHACLFIFNFSFLIFNSNAQVKTRSYIIDPLLAPREHNVDFQHLKLEVSFEPQKNLVKGKVTHTFIPLRQKVDSIVLDGINMDIKEIILNGKPAKFRSDSLNIIIYCPSLSWEKKDSMTITYECTPRKGLYFIGWNDKTGIARKQIWSQGQGVDNRNWIPMYDEMNDKITTETFITFDTAYKVLSNGKMLDKKNNPNGTFTWHYRMSHPFAPYLIMIGIGKYDIKETKSASGIPMHLYYYPEWKNRVETCYTMSEKMVDFYEKEIGMNYPWESYSQIPVQEFMYGAMENTTATVFGDFLFCDERAFLDRPYYGVNAHELAHQWFGDFITARSDAHHWLQESFATYYDWLFEKETFGENNFNWTRRGAQINSLEESKKNYFPIAHSEAGSVRHYPKGAFVLNMLKYILGGREVYNKCIKHYLETHSYSNVDSEDLLVACEEVTGMQLDWFWDEWIYRGGEPNFQVVFRDITENSGDKNALHYSEFLVQQVQEQTEISGLPQAGGNKSNAVSSDPFVQEKENNSATPSGLWKMPIWFEVHYTDGTLDKKQIRIEQQTEIIRLPIPAGKKIDFALFDPDNEVLKNVSFNKSFDMLKAQAMKSASVLDRYDALVAMNDIDIERKRDFLIAAYNKADFYSLKSEIIKQLSHDNHKQSMTLIKNALSDADVHVRKAVIDNIRELREEDMLPEVEKLLKDPSYDIITQVLDYLAFANPDKIGFYLEQTKDVEGFPGRNVKIKWLEIASLTNPKYVDQLVSFCSSSYEFRTRANAMTSLKKLNYLDDVAIEYITDAMLSANSRLSGPASDVLTFFYLQSAYKRIIINYVESKDWKPWQNKIIKAVVK; encoded by the coding sequence ATGAAAAAACTCCTGCATGCATGTCTTTTCATTTTTAATTTTTCATTTTTAATTTTTAATTCCAATGCGCAAGTCAAAACCCGTTCCTATATAATTGACCCGCTCCTCGCTCCGCGTGAACACAACGTAGATTTTCAGCATTTGAAACTGGAAGTTTCTTTCGAACCGCAAAAAAATTTGGTAAAAGGAAAAGTTACACATACATTTATTCCTCTCCGCCAAAAAGTTGATTCAATTGTTCTTGATGGAATCAATATGGATATAAAAGAAATTATTCTAAACGGCAAGCCCGCAAAATTCCGAAGTGATAGTTTAAATATTATTATTTACTGCCCTTCTCTTTCTTGGGAGAAAAAAGATTCGATGACGATTACGTATGAATGCACTCCGCGCAAAGGGCTTTATTTCATCGGGTGGAATGACAAAACCGGAATTGCGAGAAAACAAATCTGGTCGCAGGGGCAAGGCGTTGACAACCGTAACTGGATTCCGATGTACGATGAGATGAACGATAAAATCACTACGGAAACTTTTATCACGTTTGATACTGCGTATAAAGTTTTATCAAATGGAAAAATGCTCGACAAAAAAAATAATCCGAACGGAACTTTTACGTGGCATTACCGCATGAGTCATCCGTTCGCGCCATATCTTATTATGATTGGAATCGGAAAATATGATATTAAAGAAACAAAATCCGCTTCGGGAATTCCAATGCATTTATATTATTATCCTGAATGGAAAAATCGTGTAGAGACCTGTTACACGATGAGCGAAAAAATGGTTGACTTCTACGAAAAAGAAATTGGCATGAATTATCCATGGGAAAGTTATTCGCAGATTCCCGTGCAGGAATTCATGTATGGCGCTATGGAAAATACAACTGCAACCGTGTTCGGAGATTTTCTTTTTTGCGATGAACGTGCTTTTCTTGACCGCCCTTATTACGGAGTGAACGCGCATGAACTTGCGCATCAGTGGTTCGGAGATTTTATTACAGCGAGAAGCGATGCACATCACTGGCTGCAGGAAAGTTTTGCAACTTATTATGACTGGCTTTTTGAAAAAGAAACTTTCGGAGAAAATAATTTTAACTGGACGCGCAGAGGCGCGCAAATAAATTCTCTCGAGGAATCGAAGAAAAATTATTTTCCAATCGCGCACAGCGAAGCCGGAAGCGTTCGCCATTATCCGAAAGGCGCATTTGTGCTGAACATGCTGAAATATATTTTAGGCGGAAGAGAAGTTTATAATAAATGTATCAAGCATTATCTCGAAACTCATTCTTATTCAAATGTTGATTCGGAAGATTTACTTGTTGCCTGTGAAGAAGTCACGGGCATGCAACTCGATTGGTTTTGGGATGAATGGATTTACCGCGGAGGCGAACCGAATTTTCAAGTCGTGTTTCGTGACATCACAGAAAATTCAGGAGATAAAAATGCTTTGCACTATTCTGAATTTTTAGTTCAGCAGGTGCAGGAGCAAACAGAAATCTCTGGTCTTCCGCAAGCGGGAGGAAATAAATCAAATGCTGTTTCATCCGACCCGTTTGTTCAGGAAAAAGAAAATAATTCTGCAACCCCATCTGGACTTTGGAAAATGCCAATCTGGTTTGAAGTTCATTACACCGATGGAACACTCGACAAAAAACAAATCCGGATTGAACAGCAAACAGAAATTATCCGCCTCCCAATTCCCGCAGGAAAGAAAATTGATTTTGCTTTGTTCGACCCCGATAACGAAGTTTTGAAAAATGTTTCTTTCAATAAATCTTTTGACATGCTGAAAGCGCAGGCAATGAAATCTGCCAGCGTACTTGACCGCTACGATGCGCTTGTTGCAATGAACGATATTGACATAGAGCGCAAGCGCGATTTTCTGATTGCCGCTTATAACAAAGCTGATTTTTATTCGCTGAAATCTGAAATCATAAAACAACTTTCGCACGACAACCACAAGCAATCAATGACGCTGATTAAAAATGCGCTGAGTGATGCCGATGTGCATGTGCGAAAAGCGGTGATTGATAACATCCGCGAACTCCGCGAAGAAGATATGCTGCCCGAAGTGGAAAAACTTTTGAAAGACCCTTCCTATGATATTATCACGCAGGTGCTCGATTATCTCGCGTTTGCAAATCCTGATAAGATTGGTTTTTATCTGGAGCAGACAAAAGATGTGGAAGGATTTCCCGGTCGCAACGTAAAAATAAAATGGCTGGAGATTGCTTCGCTCACCAATCCGAAATATGTTGACCAACTCGTGAGTTTCTGCAGTTCCTCCTATGAATTTCGCACGCGCGCAAACGCAATGACCTCGCTGAAAAAATTAAATTACCTCGATGATGTTGCCATCGAATATATTACTGACGCAATGCTCAGCGCGAATTCCCGCTTGAGCGGACCGGCAAGCGATGTGCTCACATTTTTTTATTTACAATCTGCTTACAAGCGAATCATCATTAACTATGTTGAATCGAAAGATTGGAAACCGTGGCAAAATAAAATTATCAAAGCGGTTGTGAAATAA
- the msrA gene encoding peptide-methionine (S)-S-oxide reductase MsrA — MKSKIFNALMTVLSFSSCAQNQNKEVPKMETQKADTVVKPETSKTKLETATFGAGCFWCVEAQFQMLDGVVKVESGFSGGSVKNPSYKDVCTGSTGHAEVCNITYDPSKISYEEMLFAFWQTHDPTQLNRQGNDVGTQYRSVIFYHNEKQKRLAEEYKKKLNDEKVFDKPVVTEISPFTAFYKAEDYHQNYFNQNGEEPYCQFVVRPKVEKFQKVFKNKLKNQQ; from the coding sequence ATGAAATCAAAAATTTTTAATGCATTGATGACTGTTCTTTCTTTCTCATCATGCGCGCAAAATCAAAATAAAGAAGTACCAAAAATGGAAACACAAAAAGCAGATACGGTTGTTAAACCTGAAACTTCAAAAACGAAACTTGAAACTGCCACATTCGGTGCCGGATGTTTCTGGTGCGTGGAAGCACAATTTCAGATGCTCGATGGCGTGGTGAAAGTCGAGTCGGGATTTTCCGGAGGAAGCGTGAAGAATCCTTCCTATAAAGACGTTTGCACCGGAAGCACCGGTCACGCAGAAGTTTGCAATATCACTTACGACCCTTCAAAAATTTCTTACGAGGAAATGCTTTTTGCATTCTGGCAAACGCACGACCCGACTCAACTCAACAGGCAGGGAAATGATGTAGGCACGCAATACCGCTCCGTAATTTTTTACCACAACGAAAAACAAAAACGACTTGCGGAAGAGTACAAGAAAAAACTGAACGATGAAAAAGTTTTTGACAAGCCGGTGGTAACAGAAATTTCTCCGTTCACTGCTTTTTACAAAGCAGAAGATTATCACCAGAATTATTTTAACCAGAATGGAGAAGAACCCTATTGCCAGTTTGTGGTTCGACCGAAGGTGGAAAAATTTCAGAAAGTGTTTAAGAATAAATTGAAGAATCAGCAGTAA
- a CDS encoding T9SS type A sorting domain-containing protein, with translation MKKIFTLLSLITAGAGFAFAQNEKNFAADCETDVNAISPAENAILPVAKTNPEPYNASLLYDNGPLANFPGQGAGGADASATHDGLITYGFGHAVSSGYRVADDFTVPAGQTWTIDSLIFYAYQTNSGNTSTMTDVRLAVRNANPLTNANPSAIIWGDTTSNVLTVSYWSGIYRVTSATLTATSRPIMKNVVETLTPSLQLTSGQYWVDWQTGGSLSSGPWAPPVSYSVTTITGDAMQFNTSTWNSIIDTAQAGPGDDAPQGLPFKIYGTSFNGVNELYNNNNVSVYPNPMISSAEVFISDNIKKSSAGFSFNVFDLVGNLIRKTESIATNKFTIQKNQLPVGMYIYEVRNGTQIIKRGKLSVQDE, from the coding sequence ATGAAAAAAATTTTTACTCTACTCAGTTTAATTACTGCGGGTGCAGGTTTCGCTTTCGCACAGAACGAAAAAAATTTTGCGGCTGATTGTGAAACGGATGTTAACGCCATCTCTCCTGCGGAAAATGCTATTCTTCCGGTAGCAAAAACAAACCCGGAACCTTACAACGCTTCGCTGCTTTATGACAACGGTCCGCTGGCAAATTTTCCCGGACAAGGTGCTGGCGGTGCAGATGCATCTGCCACCCACGATGGTCTTATCACCTATGGTTTCGGTCATGCAGTTTCATCCGGCTACAGAGTAGCAGATGATTTTACTGTTCCTGCAGGTCAAACATGGACCATTGACTCGCTTATTTTTTATGCCTATCAAACCAACTCAGGGAACACTTCAACGATGACCGATGTGCGTTTAGCAGTGCGCAACGCCAATCCTTTGACGAATGCAAACCCTTCAGCAATTATTTGGGGCGACACCACTTCAAATGTTCTTACCGTTTCTTATTGGTCGGGCATTTACCGTGTAACTTCTGCAACACTTACCGCTACCAGCCGCCCTATTATGAAAAATGTTGTTGAAACATTAACTCCGTCTCTTCAACTCACCTCCGGGCAATATTGGGTGGATTGGCAAACAGGCGGTTCTCTTTCATCGGGTCCGTGGGCTCCGCCTGTTTCTTATAGTGTAACAACCATTACGGGCGATGCAATGCAATTTAACACCAGCACTTGGAATTCAATTATTGACACTGCGCAGGCAGGACCCGGAGATGATGCACCGCAAGGATTACCTTTTAAAATTTATGGAACAAGCTTCAACGGAGTGAATGAGCTTTATAATAATAATAATGTTTCTGTTTATCCGAATCCGATGATTTCTTCTGCAGAAGTTTTTATCTCTGATAATATTAAAAAATCTTCTGCGGGATTTTCATTTAATGTTTTTGATTTAGTAGGAAACTTGATTAGAAAAACAGAAAGTATCGCAACAAATAAATTTACCATTCAGAAAAACCAACTGCCGGTTGGAATGTATATTTACGAAGTAAGAAATGGAACGCAAATTATTAAGAGAGGCAAATTATCGGTACAGGATGAATAG
- the lysA gene encoding diaminopimelate decarboxylase — MFSKNTIQKFSSISTPFYYYDLDLLTRTIEALKKESEKYGYHVHYALKANANDEILSMIQKSGLGADCVSGNEVKKASEYKFAQLFFAGVGKNDEEINVALEKNISCFNCESLQEIEVINELAKKKNKIAPIAFRINPNVNANTHKYITTGLEENKFGINLWELEEVVKRTQQLKNIKICGIHFHIGSQITDLNAFKSLCLRANEIQSWFVSHKISLEHINVGGGLGVDYHQPDKNSIPDFTSYFGLFKQFLELRPKQTLHFEIGRAIVAQCGSLISKVLYVKKGVNTNFVILDAGMTELIRPALYQSFHKIENISSPSSINHQPSTIRYDVVGPICESSDCFGKAVILPQTKRGDLIAIRTTGAYGEVMASQYNLREKIKVVYNS; from the coding sequence ATGTTTTCAAAAAATACAATACAAAAGTTCTCTTCAATCTCCACTCCATTCTATTATTATGATTTGGATTTGCTGACTCGAACGATTGAGGCATTGAAAAAAGAATCGGAGAAATACGGCTATCACGTTCACTATGCGCTGAAGGCAAATGCAAATGATGAAATACTTTCTATGATTCAGAAATCCGGTTTAGGAGCAGATTGTGTGAGCGGTAATGAAGTAAAAAAAGCAAGCGAATATAAGTTTGCGCAACTATTTTTTGCCGGAGTTGGAAAAAACGATGAAGAAATAAATGTTGCGCTTGAAAAAAATATTTCATGTTTCAATTGCGAAAGTTTACAGGAGATTGAAGTGATAAATGAATTAGCAAAGAAAAAAAATAAGATTGCTCCGATTGCTTTCCGCATTAATCCGAATGTGAATGCGAACACGCACAAGTACATTACAACAGGTTTGGAAGAAAATAAATTCGGAATAAATCTCTGGGAACTGGAAGAAGTGGTGAAACGCACGCAGCAATTGAAGAACATAAAAATTTGCGGAATACATTTTCATATTGGCTCGCAGATTACAGATTTGAATGCATTCAAATCGCTTTGCCTCCGCGCGAATGAAATTCAGAGTTGGTTTGTAAGCCATAAAATTTCTTTGGAACATATAAATGTTGGTGGCGGACTTGGCGTTGATTATCACCAGCCGGATAAAAATTCCATTCCTGATTTTACTTCTTACTTTGGATTGTTCAAACAATTCCTTGAACTACGCCCGAAACAAACTTTGCATTTTGAAATCGGCAGAGCAATTGTCGCGCAATGCGGAAGTTTGATTTCAAAAGTGCTCTATGTAAAAAAAGGTGTGAATACAAATTTTGTAATCCTCGATGCAGGAATGACGGAATTGATTCGCCCGGCACTTTATCAATCCTTTCACAAGATTGAAAATATTTCTTCTCCATCAAGCATCAACCATCAACCATCAACCATCCGCTATGATGTTGTCGGTCCCATCTGCGAAAGTTCGGATTGTTTTGGCAAAGCCGTAATCCTTCCTCAAACTAAGCGGGGAGATTTAATTGCCATCCGAACAACAGGCGCATACGGAGAAGTGATGGCTTCGCAATATAATTTGAGAGAGAAAATCAAAGTTGTTTATAACAGTTGA